AAACAAAACAATATAACTAAACAACTGATTTACAGATAAATAATTTTTAAATAAATAATATTTTTATTTCTATCAGGAAATTTTTGGATATTTATCGCCATGATTAAAATCTTATTAGACTATAAGTGGTGTTTTATTTGGGCCATAATAGTTATTATTTTATGCACCCTCCCGGGCAATAATTTTGATGCAGTTCCCGCCTATCCAGGTATGGATAAATTAGTCCATTGTGGGATGTTCTTTGTTTTCTGTACGCTGCTATACAATGGTGTAATCCAGCAATTCCATGGTAAACCGACCCGTTGGATTCCAATCTTTGTCGTTTCTATCCTTGGTTTTTTATTTGCAGGACTGACAGAATTACTCCAACTCTATATTTTTACGTATCGCAGTGGTGATTGGTGGGATTTATTTGCAGACAGCATCGGAATAGGCATGGCAGGATTTGCCTATCTCCTAAACTATGTCAACCGACGTCGCAAATAACGTGTTGAATTCGTTTTGACCTGGTCATTACTATTGAAGGCATGACCTGCTCGTAATAGTGGTTCCCGTAATTATTGAATTCGCTTTATCCGGACGGAGAAGGGTATAAGTTATGGGATAGACTTGCAAACTAGGCCCTTGCCAAAGTAGCAACAGATATCCGGCAATCAACTGCATCTAAGAGTGTTAATGCGGCTGAAACAACCGTTGCTCCCGTGGTCAATACATCGTCAACCACAAGGATGTGTACATTAGCCGGCAACATAGTGGGCTTGTAATCGAAAATATCACTTACATTGTCGTACCGGTCGAGCCGCCCCTTACCCGTTTGGCTCATTGTCGCTTTCTTCCTGACCAAAATATCTTCACGCAAAGGGATTCCCATTGCTCTGGACAACCCTCTTCCGAAGTAAGTGGATTGGTTGTAGCCTCTTTTTCGGAGTTTGCTACGGTGCAAGGGAACAGGAACAATACAATTGATATCCTGATAGGCCTTTATTTTGATTAATTTTAAGCCGTATAGATAACCAAAATATTC
The Sphingobacterium multivorum genome window above contains:
- a CDS encoding VanZ family protein; translation: MIKILLDYKWCFIWAIIVIILCTLPGNNFDAVPAYPGMDKLVHCGMFFVFCTLLYNGVIQQFHGKPTRWIPIFVVSILGFLFAGLTELLQLYIFTYRSGDWWDLFADSIGIGMAGFAYLLNYVNRRRK
- a CDS encoding ComF family protein; protein product: MKSELNKVFSDFIAIFFPRECGCCGCVLKYQEKFVCTECDFHLPYTNFHEYSDNDTARQLWGKAPVEEACSFLLLQKDSRVERLIYQIKYNNQPFLAEYFGYLYGLKLIKIKAYQDINCIVPVPLHRSKLRKRGYNQSTYFGRGLSRAMGIPLREDILVRKKATMSQTGKGRLDRYDNVSDIFDYKPTMLPANVHILVVDDVLTTGATVVSAALTLLDAVDCRISVATLARA